TTTGATTTGTATGATAAGATATATCGCAAAAAAAACGGAGAGCATGGATATTAATCCTGCTCTCCGTTTTTATATTTAGGTTATCTAAATACATTGATTTCCGTTCCAAGCGCTTCGCTTGCCTGCGAACGGTCCGTGAGCCTTCCCACTCCGTTGCGGGGTCTCATCTGTCCCTTCCTCCCGCGGGCGTCTGCGCGCTTTCCACTTCAATCATTGGGATTATATTAACTGTATAATTCTACTCTAAGTTTATTATTTTGCCTGTATCATTACGACGCACATATCGTCTGAGGCTTCTGTTTGCATGTCATCAGGTAAGACTAGATTAATAGGTTCTGGGATGTTTGGAAGGTCCCAGAGTTTAGAGGCAGATTTAATGAACTGAGGGTATTGATTCATGCCCACTTTTTCCATTGTTTCCACCACACCATCTGTATAAAGCATGATTTGAACGGAATCTTTGTATGTGATTTTTGTCTTTTTAACATCCACGGTCTCAAAAAATCCAAGGGCGCATGTTCGATTAGATAGCTCCACTACTTCATCTTCATCAACGAGTGCAAAACCTGCGGGGTGACCAGCATTCACATATTCCATTGATTTGTCATTTGTATCGATGACAAGGTAAATAGCTGTAAAATAATATGGAATTTGCTGATTGCGTAAATTCAGTGCATGCATCCATCTATTCAATTCACTGATAACAAATTCGGGGTCAGCGCATCCTCTGATGGAGTCTCGCAGTACAGAAGAGATGAACATGCATACTAAAGAAGCGGAGATACCATGTCCCATCATGTCGAGAAGGATGACTGCGTATCTTGACTTGTCAATCTTATACCAGTAGTACATGTCGCCAGCCAACTTATAAGCAGGAATATAAGAAGCTTTTACAACAAATCTGTCTTCAATGATTGGTTCACTCAACAGACTGTTTTGCACTTGCTGTGAGAGATCCAATTGGCTTTTGATCTTTTCGGCCTGTTTTTTATTTTTGTCCTTTTCCTGCTTAAGGCGAAGGACCACCCGGATACGTGCTAATAGTTCTGTCTTATTGATTGGCTTCATTACATAGTCCAGCCCACCTGCATCCAATGCTTCTGCTACTTTATTAGAATCTTCTAACGCCGTTACAAAAATGACAGGGATGTCTTTCAGGTGTGGAATGGTCTGGAGTGTTCTACATGCTTCAATACCATCGATTTCAGGCATCATGATATCCATTAAGATAATATCAACGGGCATTTTAGGCGAAGCAGAATGGTCATTATGTAAATATGCAAACATCTCATTTGCGGATGTGAAGGATAAGTAATCTTTATATCCCGCTCTTTTTAAGATATTTTCTATAACGAATAAATTTACTTGGTTATCATCGACAATCAGTATGCCCATATCCTTTTTTCTCCTCTATCTTTCTTAAATTGTAAACACCCCACATCTAAATACCCTTTTCTAAAATGAATTAAACCTTTTCGCAAAATATATTTTTTGTATTTATGGTGGGGGGTGTCCATGTTTTGGCTATCAGGTTTAAGGGTAGTTTGCTTGTTAGGAAGGTTCTTTAACTACTAACTTTAGAGGTGATGTAATGGAAACCGCAGTTCGTTCCACAAAAGGTAAGTTGCTGACAAAGGAACAAATGACAAATGAGAAGATTGTACCCAAATGGGTGGTGCAAGAATATAAAAATTTCCGGGAAGTTGTAACAAATAAAACATTTCCTTGTTATTTTGGAATGAGTGCAGAGAAGAAAGGGGAACTTCGGTATTCCTATATTAGTCATGATAATTGGAGTCATCTACCGGATACGTTAAAAGAATTTAACGCCCTGTTTGATCCAGAGAAGCCACTCGTTCGACATGGACTGTTTCTTTTTGTGGAGCCAGAGAAAGAAGAAAAAACTATACCATACTATAGGGAATATTTCTGGGATATATTACAGTTTTTACATATAAAAGATGATCAACCATGGCCTAAAGATTATCCAACAGATCCAGATCATCACCTGTGGGCCTTTTCCTTTGCAGAAGAGCCGTATTTCGTCTTCGGAAATGCTCCGGCCTACAAGCAGAGAAAGACAAGAGATTTAGGGAACAGCCTCATCCTAGGTTTCCAGCCAAGAAGGATATTTGAAGGATTGGAAGGGACATCAAAGGGTGGTATTATGTCCCGTGAGAAGGTAAGGGAGCGTGTAGAGAAATGGGATCAGCTTCCAACACACCCTAATATCAGTCACTACGGAGACCCAGATCATCGTGAATGGAAACAATATTTTATTGGAGACGATGTAAAACCTATGGAAGGTAAATGTCCTTTTTCTATGATGAAGAAATAGGAAGTGTCCTGCTATCGATATTTATGTTCAGAATATTTTATCTTCTATTTAAATTTTCTGGTATGATAGATATAGATTGTCCGAAAATAACGTAGAAGGTGGCTGGCAAGTATGGACGCTGCTCAGAAACTCATTTTGTTTTTAGAAGAAAATCATGATCAATTTATCCGGAATTGGCGAAATAAAAGTGTCATTTCCGAAGATGATATATACAAGGAAGAAGTAGTTCGAAACGGCTGGCAGATGTATCAGCTAATTAAAAAAGCCATTAAAAATCCACTGACTGAAGACGAAATCATTAAGCTCGCAAATAAGACGGCACATGAACGAGTGCAAGCTAATGTCAATATCAGCGAGTTTGTTTTCAATGTGAATACAGGTAGAAGTGAAGTGGTAAAGTGGGTATGGGATTCCGGCATTCCTAGTGAGGAACTGCAACCTTTCATTGATCAAATAAATGCTCTTTTTGACAAGTTTTCTTATCTTGCAGTTAGAAAGTACACGCAAATTAAAGAAAAACAGTTGGAAGAAAAAGAACTATATATTAACCAAACCCATAAAGAGCGACTTACTATTCTTGGACAGATGAGCTCAAGTTTTGTCCATGAATTCAGAAATCCGTTAACTTCTGTTATCGGATTCACGAGGCTCTTGCAGAACGAACTTCCTGATCATCCATATTTAGAAATAATGCGTCATGAATTGGATCAACTTAATTATCGTATCTCTCAATTTTTACATGTTTCGAGAAAAGAGTTGATTGAGAGTAAGCGGGAAGAAGTGAATATGTCCTTCCTGTTGCAGGAGTTGGTAGAATTCTTGTATCCGAGCTTACTAGATGGAGACGTAGTCATACAATTGGACATTGATCCTTCCATAAACATGGTTGCCAATAAAGATGAATTAAGGCAGGTTTTTCTGAATCTGATTATTAATTCAATCGATGCGCTGCAACAGATGACGGACGGATCTCGCACGATTCAAGTGGTATGTGTGGAAAACGGGGCATTTACCGAGCTGTCCATTACTAATAATGGACCGAAAATTGAAGAGGAAGCGATCCACGCAATTTTTGAACCGTTCTTTACAACTAAAGACTTAGGTACAGGGATAGGTTTGTATATTTGCAAAAAATTAATTGAAAAGCATGATGGTGAAATATATTGTCGATCAAATGATGACAAGACCAGTTTTGTTATTCGTTTACCTAACACTTTAAAAAGTGAAAAATCCTCCTAAGCATCATTCAGGAGGATTTTTTTTGTTGACAAGCGTTAAAATATGTATTATCTTAATAACAATACTTTAACACCTAAAAGCGTTTAAGCGTTTAAGTGTGTTAGCGAAATTTAGCCGAGTAGAGCTTAGTAAATAAATAGAATGGTAGTCATGTATAAAAGTAGTTCTCCTTATTGCAGCAGATAGAGACTGGATGGTTGGTGGAAATCCAGGCGTAGTGGAAAATGAAGTACAGTACATATTTTTAAACGGCTATCCATGCAGATGAGTGGGCAATCATTATTTTTGCCAATTAGGGTGGTACCGCGGAGCTTCTTCGTCCCTTGCTTTAGGGATGAAGAAGCTTTTTTGGTGCAAATTAACAGGTAGGCAATTTTATTTTTGGAGGGAACATCATGGAGCAGCAAATACAAAAAGAAAAGATACACATTAGCGGCCTTGCAGCTCTTTTCTTGATTTTTAGCATTATCGCAATTATTTCTATATCATTGTTTATTTTTAAAGCAGAGCCTCATATACCTATTTTTGCGAGTATCATGGTCTTGATAGCATTTTCCTTAGTTAAAGGGCATTCATGGGACTATATTGAAACGGGCTTGAAAAATGGTTTAAAGGAAGGTCTAACCCCCATTTTATTATTTATTCTAATTGGAATATTAATCGGGGTATGGATGCTGTCTGGTACCATACCGACGTTCATCTACTATGGAGGACAGCTCATTTCCGCTCCATTCTTTCTTCCTAGCGTATTTATTATCACCGCTATTATCGGAATCAGCATCGGCAGTTCCTTCACTACAGCCGCAACGGTTGGGGTGGCCTTTATCGCACTTGGGACTGGCATGGGATTTAATCCTGCGATTGTGGCAGGAGCGATTATTTCGGGGGCTCTTTTAGGAGATAAAATGTCACCTCTATCAGATACTACGAATATCGCCTCTGCGGTATGCAAGGTAGATTTGTTTGAGCATATCCGTCACATGTTATGGACAACCATTCCGGCAACCGTCATTTGTTTAGTGGCATTCGGATTTTTCTCTTTTGGTAATGGCGGTGGACAGGTAGGAGATTTTGCAGAATTGCCTAAGGTATTAAAAGAAGAGGGCATGGTCAGTGTTTGGGCATTATTACCAGCTGTTGTCATGTTTGGAGTGGCACTAAAGCGCGTGCCTGCAATTTTTGTCATGATGGTCGGTATTATCGTTGGTTCTGTGATGGCATTCGTCCTTCAACCGGGAGTTCAAATGGCCCAACTTATGGATGTGATGCAAAATGGATATACCGGGTCAACTGGAGACGAAGTGATAGACAGTATCTTGACCAAGGGTGGCATCCAAAGCATGATGTGGTCAGTATCCCTTGTGTTGCTTACCTTAAGTATGGGTGGATTAATTCAGCAGTTACGTGTAATGGAACGTTTACTAATTATGATCCAATCATTTGTAACGTCCACAGGAAAGCTGATTTTCGCTACCGTTGCAACAGCAATCGGAGTAAATGTAACAGTTGGTGAGCAGTATATGTCCATTATATTAACCGGTCAGGCCTTTGAAAAGGAATATGAAAAACAAGGAATTGCACCAAAAAATTTAGCACGAGTACTAGAAGATGCCGGCACAGTCATCAACCCATTAATTCCGTATGGAGTAAGTGGTGTGTTCATGGCAGGGGTGCTTGAAGTACCTGTGTTGGATTACTTGCCGTATGCCCTCTTTTGCTTGGTTAGTCCTTTATTAAGCCTGTTTTATGGTTTTACGGGGATCAGTATTAGGAAAAGAGAACAAGTAAAAGGGTAAGGTTGATTGAAATCATAAAAGAGCTAACAGTCATCAATATGGCTGCTAGCTCTTTTTTTAGAGGATAATAAAATATAATAATAAAGTTGATTTCCGTTCCAGGCGCTTCGCTTGCCTGCGGGCGGTCCGTGAGCCTCCTCGGCTTGCGCCTGTGGGGTCTCACCTGTCCCTTCCTCCCGCGGGGTCTGCGCGCCTTCCACTCCAATCAACAAGGAAGTTCCATTCAATGTAGGATTAATAAAAAGCTCTCACACTAAGTTAACTGTAAAACATAAACATTAAGTATTTGTAATTTCCAGCTGTGGATTGGAGCAAATGGCGAAGACTCCTACGGGGAAGTAGCGGCAATGTTGAGACCCCCCAAGCGTTGCGAGGAGGCTCAAGGTCGCCCCGTGGAAAGCGAAGCCATTTGCGGAAAGTAACAGCGGCGAGTAACCAATCATCTAAAGTTTTAGATTTAAAAGGACCAGACATATTTTGCACGATTATTCTTTATGATGGTCAGTATTGCAAACGATCTATTTCTGCAAATAATGGTTTATTTTTATTATATAGCTCACGGTAAAGGTGGTAATATTCCTCGTACATGACCACATTTCGGACTGTAGGCAATACCTCATGCTTTATCGGGATATATGCTTTAATGGCTTCAAGGGACTCAACTTCTCCAAGTGCAAACATCCCAAGCCAGGCAGCGCCCCACGCCGTAGCATGTGTACTATCCGTTAAAATGACAGTCTTGCGAAAAATATCTGCTGTCATCTGTACCCATAGTGGCGAGAGAGCATAGCTACCGCTGACTATCAACTTTTTAGTAGGGTTTTCTTTTTCGTGAAGGGTTTCGTGAATCTCATACATATTGAAAATAACACTTTCCATTACGCTGCGAATCATGTCAGCACTCGTATGAGATAGAGTGAGCCCCATCCAACCACCCTTTGCTTTAGCATTCCATTTTGGAGCACGTTCTCCATTCATATGTGGCAGAAAAAATAGCCCGTTAGCCCCTGCGCTTGATGTTGCAGCAAGTGCTTCAAGATCTGCCACTTCCATCGTTTCTTTTTTGGTTAAGGAAGAAAATTGTCTTGCCAGCCATTGCATTAAAATTGTACCATTGTTAGTTGCACCCCCAACGATGCGACTTTCTTTCGTAAACGCATATTGAAAGGTACGTTGTTCCGCGTCGATTGTTTTTTGGGTGGTGAATCTTCTGATAGCCCCACTGCTACCAATCGATAAGGCAGTTTCTCCTTCCTCTGTGGCGCCTACACCGATATTGGCAAGCACACCGCCACTAGCCCCGATGATAATGGGGGTGGAAGTATGTAAAAGCAATTCTTTTGCAACGCGAGTGGTAAGGGGGCCAACTTGTGTGGTACAGGGAACCACTTTGGATAGCTGAGACTCATTTATACCTGCTATGGCAAGTGCCTCCACATCCCAATGTAGTGTATAGATATTGAAAAGCCCTGTTGCAGAGGCAATAGAATAATCCACTTCCCACGTCCCGCACCATTTGTATAAGATATA
This window of the Sutcliffiella horikoshii genome carries:
- a CDS encoding SpoIIE family protein phosphatase, with the protein product MGILIVDDNQVNLFVIENILKRAGYKDYLSFTSANEMFAYLHNDHSASPKMPVDIILMDIMMPEIDGIEACRTLQTIPHLKDIPVIFVTALEDSNKVAEALDAGGLDYVMKPINKTELLARIRVVLRLKQEKDKNKKQAEKIKSQLDLSQQVQNSLLSEPIIEDRFVVKASYIPAYKLAGDMYYWYKIDKSRYAVILLDMMGHGISASLVCMFISSVLRDSIRGCADPEFVISELNRWMHALNLRNQQIPYYFTAIYLVIDTNDKSMEYVNAGHPAGFALVDEDEVVELSNRTCALGFFETVDVKKTKITYKDSVQIMLYTDGVVETMEKVGMNQYPQFIKSASKLWDLPNIPEPINLVLPDDMQTEASDDMCVVMIQAK
- a CDS encoding histidine kinase N-terminal domain-containing protein, giving the protein MDAAQKLILFLEENHDQFIRNWRNKSVISEDDIYKEEVVRNGWQMYQLIKKAIKNPLTEDEIIKLANKTAHERVQANVNISEFVFNVNTGRSEVVKWVWDSGIPSEELQPFIDQINALFDKFSYLAVRKYTQIKEKQLEEKELYINQTHKERLTILGQMSSSFVHEFRNPLTSVIGFTRLLQNELPDHPYLEIMRHELDQLNYRISQFLHVSRKELIESKREEVNMSFLLQELVEFLYPSLLDGDVVIQLDIDPSINMVANKDELRQVFLNLIINSIDALQQMTDGSRTIQVVCVENGAFTELSITNNGPKIEEEAIHAIFEPFFTTKDLGTGIGLYICKKLIEKHDGEIYCRSNDDKTSFVIRLPNTLKSEKSS
- a CDS encoding gluconokinase — protein: MSNYVIGLDIGTSTTRSVIFNRNGVVISESEHAYSTYRPKPNYSEQNPLEIESAARLAISTSISKLKITPNDIIGLTISAPMHSLICINDQNEPISPLITWADGRSYPQAAIMKESYGQDLYEQTGTPIHPMSPFVKLIWMKENQYPPYYEATRFVSIKEYILYKWCGTWEVDYSIASATGLFNIYTLHWDVEALAIAGINESQLSKVVPCTTQVGPLTTRVAKELLLHTSTPIIIGASGGVLANIGVGATEEGETALSIGSSGAIRRFTTQKTIDAEQRTFQYAFTKESRIVGGATNNGTILMQWLARQFSSLTKKETMEVADLEALAATSSAGANGLFFLPHMNGERAPKWNAKAKGGWMGLTLSHTSADMIRSVMESVIFNMYEIHETLHEKENPTKKLIVSGSYALSPLWVQMTADIFRKTVILTDSTHATAWGAAWLGMFALGEVESLEAIKAYIPIKHEVLPTVRNVVMYEEYYHLYRELYNKNKPLFAEIDRLQY
- a CDS encoding YqcI/YcgG family protein; protein product: METAVRSTKGKLLTKEQMTNEKIVPKWVVQEYKNFREVVTNKTFPCYFGMSAEKKGELRYSYISHDNWSHLPDTLKEFNALFDPEKPLVRHGLFLFVEPEKEEKTIPYYREYFWDILQFLHIKDDQPWPKDYPTDPDHHLWAFSFAEEPYFVFGNAPAYKQRKTRDLGNSLILGFQPRRIFEGLEGTSKGGIMSREKVRERVEKWDQLPTHPNISHYGDPDHREWKQYFIGDDVKPMEGKCPFSMMKK
- the nhaC gene encoding Na+/H+ antiporter NhaC, which gives rise to MEQQIQKEKIHISGLAALFLIFSIIAIISISLFIFKAEPHIPIFASIMVLIAFSLVKGHSWDYIETGLKNGLKEGLTPILLFILIGILIGVWMLSGTIPTFIYYGGQLISAPFFLPSVFIITAIIGISIGSSFTTAATVGVAFIALGTGMGFNPAIVAGAIISGALLGDKMSPLSDTTNIASAVCKVDLFEHIRHMLWTTIPATVICLVAFGFFSFGNGGGQVGDFAELPKVLKEEGMVSVWALLPAVVMFGVALKRVPAIFVMMVGIIVGSVMAFVLQPGVQMAQLMDVMQNGYTGSTGDEVIDSILTKGGIQSMMWSVSLVLLTLSMGGLIQQLRVMERLLIMIQSFVTSTGKLIFATVATAIGVNVTVGEQYMSIILTGQAFEKEYEKQGIAPKNLARVLEDAGTVINPLIPYGVSGVFMAGVLEVPVLDYLPYALFCLVSPLLSLFYGFTGISIRKREQVKG